The nucleotide sequence AACCTCACTAATTTCAAAAAAGTGATTTGAAATAAGCAGTTTCATACAGCGAAATAGATTGAGTGCAATAAGTGCATTCAGACTTTAAATTTTATGTTTAAAATATATCCAAGATTGGTCTTGTTCGAAAGGTGTTGGCGCGAGGAGTACAAATATATAAAAGTTTCAAACATGAGATTATGGTTTAGAAGATATAAATGATTTAAACGGGTTAAGATGGAATAAAGCCCATTGACTTGTTTGGGAGGTAGACAGAGGAGAGATGATGTTGCGTGTGTACGTTTTCTTGACAAAATATGGGCCCCATGATTTGACCAAAAATCACCGATACAATAAACAGGCTACTAAAATACGTACAATGATATACATATGCTCGTGGTCCCATCCCGAGGCCCCCGCTCCCgcaggggcgactcgggcggcgtaACCCTAGCCCGCCGTCGGCCCTCTCCcccacctctcctctccctcgtCGCCACCGGAGGTGGCCgccggtgaaggtggcggcgaggatctGGCCGCCCCGTTCTTCCTCGGGGGGCTTTGGATCCGTGGCGACGGCCTCGGCTGGTGGATCGACGCCGGGTCTACGGTGACCGGTGCTCGTTGGTGCTGACCGTTCTTCCTCGGCCGCGgggggcggtgaggcggcggcaGGTAGCGGCTGTGGTGCGGGTGTCTCGGTGGCGCCCGATCTAGATCTGAAGGCCTCCGTCTACTTCAACCAGGGCTGTCTCCGATGGTCCTGCTTTGGGCGGCCTTTGTCGCCGGAGTTGTACCTGTTTGGCGGCTGGAGGTGGGAGGTGGCTCCGGAGAAATCCGAGGCCAGCAGTGCTGGCCAAGACGGCGGCGACACCCGAGGGCGCCGTACCCTTCTTGTAGGCGTCGTCCAGGTtgcctccttcccctcttccttccaCCCAGCTCGTATGCCGGGCGAAAGCCTAAATCCTTACCGGATCGAGCGACAGCGGCGCTCCGGGCGTCGTCACCCTCTTGGGGGTGTCGTTCGTGGTGAGCTTGGGGCGGATGTGATGCTTTGGTTGCTTGGCGGCGGTTGGTGGCATGGTCGGAGTTTGTCTGGTGGCGGTGCGTTGGCGCTCTGCCGCCTATGTGCTCAGCCTCGGAGTCCTTCTTCCACGATGCTTGGTCTTCAGCAGCCCCGCCGGACTCggcggagcggtgcttcatcctactcaTTGATGGCGACGTATCTCggtggcgtggcgcagtggagattcGGCGTCCGCTGTGTGGcaatggactcgcgcaggaggacgaaaCTGTTTGGTGTCGTGGTGACgtagtggccagacaaggtagaagcctcaatatttgctctgaagacggacctgtggaagatggcggcgacgacacatgagtgcgtcggaccggtttgtaCCCCATAcgcggtatgtggctcggctggggcttccggcttttgatgttaggtttaagtaagtggtctgggtagtggcccagctagcaccccttcatcattttgatGTTAGGATTAGatgagtggtctgggtagtggcccagctagcacgtCTTCATCATTTGGATATGAGTAGCGACAAATATTGCCAAGATGACGGATTCagacatattgttgtaatactttgtaaggtcctcaaaAATAATCAATAAAGATGCAGAGGGCGGGGGGcatcctctttttctaaaaaaaaatctcTTTACATGTGGCAGCATATCATTGGTGCCAAAAATATTGGGTACATACTGTTGCCGTGTCGACCACCCCTCCGTATTCCGTTTTCGTTGACGATAATGAAAACTGGGAGCGTGATGCTTGTCAATTCGAAAAAGAAGAAGAGTACCAGGTGGCACTTGTGGTAAGCAATGCAAACCTGATAAATGTTACACGTGTGGTCCTGATGATTTTTTTTGACAACTTTAGTTATGAAGCATGTTAATTTTCTGTTTGCATgacaagtttgaatttttttgagatttgTTCTTTTTTGAATGGCAACTTTAGTACCTCCTCCGTAAAATAATATAAGAGCATCTAAAATACTGTTTTAGTGatttaaacgcttttatattagtttatagagggagtactataaaaaACGGCATGTCCGTATTACTTCGTGTCACAAGTGTAGCACTTATCAtctggaaaagaaaaagaagatgAGTAAAAACACCTTCCCATTTGCAATCATGCCGCGGGCAAAATAAGATGGAAAAATGATGGCATAAACGGTATTGTAGGCGGCTCACTCCATCGTGTCTCGGCGACATGCGGAGTAGAGTGGACATGATGCCAAatgccatgcatatgcatgcatgcatatgatCCACCGCTTACTTACGATCCAAGCCAAGCCCGGATCCGAGGAGAATGTTCCAACGGCTAATGCTCTGCCTCCATGGCGCGCACGTGCAAATGGCGGCAGCGCCACTCTCTCTGTCTCCACTCTGTCGGCAACAGAGTCAGCCTATAACCACATGAAACTCCAGATCCTGTGCCAAGCCAGGCAACCCAACCTGTACATAAGACACTTGACATAGCTCGCTCCCATCCACACACCCTCAACCTGTGGCAGTCGGTGTAGCTCGCTCGCGAGCCAAGCAAGCGCCTCTCAAATGCCGAGGCCGCGTTCTTcccagccgtggccgcagcacaccaTCAGACTTGCCAAGCGGCGGCGCACGCGCACACAGATGGCCGCGATCCCACCACGAACGCCGGTGCTGCTGCTGGCGCTGGCCGTCGCCGCTCTCGGCTGCCACGCCGTGGAGCCGCCGAAGCAAGAGCGGACGGCGCTGCAGTCCTTCCTCGCCGCCTTGCCGCACGAGCGCGATCTGGGCTGGAACTCGCCGTCCGCGCCCTCGGCGTGCCTCTGGCCCGGCGTCACCTGCGACGCGAGCaacgccacggtcgtcgccgtccgCCTCCCCGGCGTCGGCCTCGCCGGCGCCCTCCCCGCCGGCAAGCTCGGCCAGCTCCGGGGCCTCCATACGCTCTCCCTCCGCAACAACCGCCTCTTCGGCGCCATCCCCGCCGACTTCTTCGCGCTGCCCCTGCTCCGCTCGCTCTACCTCCAGGGGAACCGTCTCTCCGGCTCCATCCCGCCCGATGTCGCCGGGCTCGCGGCGCTCCGGCACCTCGCGCTCTACGACAACCACCTGTCCGGTGAGATACCGGCCGCATTCGCCGGCCTGAGGGAGCTGCGGTTGCTTAGGCTCGACGGCAACCGCCTCTCCGGTGGCCTTCAGAGCCTGAGCGGCTTCCAGCGGCTCGAGGTGTTTAATGTCTCGGACAACCAGCTCGCCGGCGCCGTCCCGGATTCCCTCGAGCGCTTCCCGCCAGAGTCATTCGCCGGCAACCTCCGGCTCTGCGGCGAACCCCTCGACAAGCCATGCCCGTCccccggcggcggcgtcgtcccgCCGGTgcaagagaagaagaggaagcggcTCTCCGGCACGGCGGTCGCGGCCATCGCCGTGGGCGCCGCTGCTGGCGCGCTGCTCGTTCTCATCCTGCTCGTGCTCTGCTTTGTCCGCAGCCGCCGGGACGACGCGGCAGCCAGCGGCGACGACAGGAACAAGGCGCCCACGCCGGCAACGCCGGTGAGAGGGCACACGCTGACGCCGTCGACGGTGTCAGGCGAGATGACCGACCTGACGTCTTCAAAGGAGATACCctcggcagcgggcggcggcgcggcggagatGATGAGGAGCCGGCTGGTGTTcatgggcggcggcggctacaGCTTCGACCTGGAGGACCTGCTGCGGGCGTCGGCGGAGGTGCTGGGGAACGGCGTCGCGGGGCCGACGTACAGGGCGACGCTGGAGGACGGGACGACGGTGGCGGTGAAGCGGCTGAAGAACGTGGCGGCGGAGCGACAGGAGTTCGCGTCCGCCGTGGAGACGTTGGGCCGGGTGCAGCACCGCAACCTGCTCCCCGTGCGCGGCTACTACTTCTCCAGCGACGAGAAGCTCCTCGTCGCCGACTTCCTCCCCGAGGGCAGCCTCTCCGCCGCGCTCCACGGTCAGTCCCCTGCTCTATCCGGCCATCCCCTCTCACCACATCCGTAGCTCACAGTGGCCCGCGCTCGTCAGTGACAGTGCCATTAGTTACTGCACTGATCGCTGCTAGCTAGCTCGTTTTAACCGCCATTGCCGTGGTTTGCATCGATCGAAGGAATGAGGTGAAACTCCGGTCGATTACTCAGGACAGCGACGTTCCCTTGCGCGTTTGTCCGGCATTTTTCCTGGTTCCAGTCGTACGATGGGATTGAAAGGTGGCAATCATAGCGATTGCATTTGGCTAGCGTTGCTGAGGGTACAGAAAAATCTTGGTAGCTCCAAATCATTCGAAAGGGACGCACAGATGAACGTATGGCTCCGCAGCCGTCGGTTATCCGTGATGGCTCCCTCCAGAGATTCCTTTTTCTTTGTCCAGTCTGGTCTACCGGGATTAGCGggatttttatttataaaacctgGTCAAAGTTTGAAAACTTTGAATTGCAGCCTGCTGCTTGATTATAGCCTAATAATATGTCTTTTCTTCAACCTGTTTTCAACGAACGGTAGCATACAAATGTTTGCTAGCATACAAATATAAATATGCCAAAGTTCTTCCTAGGCGAGCATATATGTACCGGGTAAAGATCCACAttcaaaactttttggagattctgCAACCTTGCATGTTATGCCATAAAAGAATAAAGATCCACattcaaaactttttgaagattCTGCAACTTTGTATGTTATGCCATAAAAGAAGCAACGCATGAGAATATGCATGGTTCATGTCAGCTTCCTGTCATTGTGTCAAAAAAGAGAAATAGAGGGCGCAGAGAAGGACGTCGCATTCACGATTTCTATTCTTCCTCTGCGCATACGTAAAGCAGCCTTTTTTATTTCTAAGCGATACTTTAAATCAATCATAACTTCTAAATCAAAATTCAGTTTTTATATTTGTACACACATTTGAATTCCCGGCGGCAAGACCTTTTGAACAAGATCAATTTTGGATACATTTCAAAAGTCATTTAACTTTTACTATTTCAGTTTCACATTGACAGTTGTGATTGTGAAATTTGTGTTTCATATTTCTATATCCCATTAGTTTAAAAATAtgtataaataattaaaatcaatgTTTTGTTTAAATATATATTATAAATATctaaaaacatgatttttttataaatGTTCTAAAATTGAGAATAAATGCATGCTATTGAAATGGATATGGTACTGAAAGTGCTATGGTATTTCAAAACAAAGTGAACTACTAATCGAAATGGATCTGGTATTGAAATGCAACTGCTAACAAAGTGATTTAGCACTGAAGCTTATGGTAACAAAGTGATCTGGTACTGGAATGCCTCTAGTGTCGAAATGCATTTGGTAGTGAAATTTATCATTTGTATTTCACTTTTATGTTATTGAAATGTATATTTAAAATAGTATTGAAATTGAAATATGTGCATGTTATTGAAATGAATATGGTACTGAAAGTTGTATGGTAATTGAAATGCATCTGGTATTGAAATTCATATGCTGACAAACTAATCTGATAGTGAAGCATCCGTTATTgaaatgcataaagtaaaaaagtGATTCGGTAACTGAAATGCATTTGGTAACTAAGTTATTGAAATGTATGACATAAGTGATATATGAAATTTATTTCAATTTCAATCAACAAAAGAAACAGTTAAAAATTATACTCATTTCAATTCCAATCAATTTTGTGAAACAACAAAAATTAAATGAGTTTAAAATAAATTTAATATTGATCTTATTTGAAAGACCTTGTCATCGGGATTTCAAATATATATACCAAAAGCCAAATTTTAGTTTGAAAGATATGAATCATATAAGGAAACACTAAGAAAAATTAATGCTAGTATTTTCAATGGGGGGAGAATGGAGAATGGTAGAGTCATGCGTGCACATTAGGTCCTTCTCTATCACAAAAAGGTGATGGAACCTATGATGTGACATGAAATTGCTATTCCAGATAAGAGGCAAAGCAAATACATAGACTACCGCATGCATATGAGTCCAAAATGCACGGATCTAAAAACGAATGAAAGACAGATTCTTAGTCAGTACATACATGCTCCACTAGAAAATGCAATTTCATACAAGTatgtgtacacacacacacacacacacacacacacacacacacacacacacatggattTTGATTAGTTCGTGTTTCATTACTTCGTGTTTATTGGTCCCTTTGAATTTTGATCCAAATTTTGACGAAATTATGGTTTATTCGGCACAAAAAGTATATTATTGATTTTTTTTCCGAATATGAATCCAACTACCCTATACTTTTTGTTGCATATAACTCCTATTTTTTGGCAGCTGAACATTTAGACTTCTTTTACGTTCTGCTGCACATGGATGCCGGTCTGTTGTTATTCCGTTACCTTGATGATAGTGGAACTTGGTCCCAAATTTATAAGTCATGTTTTACTAGCCTAAAGTTTAGTCAAAATTTAGCGCCTATAAAAAAAATTATGAAGTTACACTTAGCAAACTTTAACCAAGTTCATCTACAACATCAAACATATAAAATATTAACATATATCTCATGATTTATCTAGTGATATGTATTAGGTATTCtaaatgtaaatatttttctctacaTACTAATCAAAGTTTGCAAGTTTtgaattttctaaaaaaaaaatctATAGACACTACATTTtgcaatggagggagtatgtttttgTACTGCATATTGCAGTTTCACTATGCATGCATGATGCATGTCTCTATATGAAAATTCTCACAGTGCATTTTATTTTCCTACAGGTAGCAGCGGCTCCGGCCGGAGACCGATGGACTGGAACACGCGGAAGCGGGCCGCGCTGTCGGCAGCGCGCGGGGTGGCGCACCTGCACGCGGCACACAACCTCACCCATGGAAACTTGAAGTCGTCTAACCTGCTACTCCGGCACGGCGACCCGGAAGGCGCTGCGCTTTCCGACTACTCCCTCCAGCACCTCTTCTCCCCACCACCGTCGTCCGTGCAGGGCAGTGTCGGTGGGTACCGCGCGCCGGAGCTCGTGGATGCGCGTCGGCCGACATTCAAGTCGGACATATACTCGCTCGGAGTGCTCTTCCTTGAGATCCTCACCGGCAGGTCCCCCACGGCGGCGTCGACCGGTGTGGGTGATAGTGGTGTGTCGTCGGACCTGCCGCGATGGGTACAGTCGGTGGTAAGGGAGGAGTGGACGGcggaggtgttcgacgaggagctGGTGAGCCTGGATGGGGGCAGTGCCGAGGAGGAGATGGTGGCGCTGCTGCAGGTGGCTATGGCGTGTGCGGCCACGGCGCCGGACGCGCGGCCAGACGCCTCGGAGGTCGTGAGGATGGTCGAGGAGATCGGCGTCAGGCACGGGCGGGCCACGACAGAGGATAGAGTGCAGGGTGCATCCGAGGAGGAGGAGCAGTCATGGGGCACGCCGACGGGCACCGGAGCAACGTCGTGATCCACCAACAACAGACAATGTGTTTGGAGTTTGGATATATGCAAAGAcagtggttgagatggttaggtggacagtggtatccccaacccatcagggtttaaatcctggtgctcgcattattactggatttatttcatgatttccggcgatgcgctttcagtgggaggagacgtttccatcgacaacaaggcgcctacggtgacttcgtaaatctcaagatgatatgccggctcagtctctcggaaatgctcataggggtagggtgtgcgtgtgtgcgttcatacggatgaatgtatgcgcgtgtatatgagcgcttgtgtctgtactgatgctcaaaaaaatgtGGAAGGTTCTCGTGTGTACCTGAGCTCAACAGAAAAATGAGGGAACCACGTGAGCTCAAATGTTATTAACTTTTTTCGATCAAATCAGATTTCTTCCATTCATAGGGATGCAAAGACCATCAGGGCGTTTGAGTAACCAAACATGTCGACCAGCATCAAGAGTAATAGCTAGCCTAGCTAAACTATGAGCCTTCATATTGCATATGGGTTGTTCGCGGTGAAGATTGAAGAataataattgtattgattgggGCCTCAATGGGCTGTTTATATAAAACTAGCAtatatgcccgtgtgttgcaacggaaaAAAAATTAACATATCCACCAAATTTTTTACTGTTGAAATTAAATTATATGCAGTTGTACCCACGACATAGGTGTCGCTAGGCGTAAGCTTTGATTGACTCCGAAGAAGAAGGTTGTTGCAATACTGGCATCCGAAATCACAACAATGGTGGTCGAGCTTTGCAGCATGCGGTCCGTCTTACAGCAACAACGGTAGTCCAGCTTTAGAGCATTGCGTACTTCTTGTAGCAGCATTAACGGGGCTTGCAATGTCGTGTGTCTTGTTTGTTGGAGCGACGCTCGATCGAAACTGCATGTAGATCAACCAGATATTTCTTTGGTAAATATGCAGAAAATTCTCATTTGACATAGCAAAATCGCTGAGAAATAAAAACATTGACAGTATGAAAAAGCAGCACCGAAAAGATACTCAGTAAAATGCGCTAGCGAAGTCACACAACGGCTTTGATTCTCTTTCACCGGGTTACACACAAGCCAACCAAGCAATCATTTAATTAGAGTGAGTCAGCACAGTGCATGTCCTTCCGCTTTTTATTAGATTAATTAGAGTCAATCTGCGAGCAGTGCATGTCCTTTCTTTATTTTAATGGGGGGCTCAATTCCTATTGGCGGGTGCAGTCATTGGGTAACTAAAATTATGCCATATCGACTGTGTTAATCATTGGGCAGATTTTTTGGTTTGTAAAGTAATTTATGAGGCTTCTGTTATAAATTGGTCTGGTTCTCCAAGCTCAAAAGTATGGCAAAATTCCTCCACTTCCGCCGGTAGTTgtgatcatcaccaacatcaccagACAAACAACTCCCGGAGTTCGCCTTTACCGATCAATGGCCGTAAGGAGGGAGGAGCCGCACGAAAAGCAAGCCAAAAAAATTGATGTAGATCTCGCAAGGGAAATACATCGACAGGGTCGGCCTGCACACGGTGCGGCTGCTCACGTGATGCCAGCCGGAGACTGTTTCAAATCCGTCCAGACTTTGCGCTCAACCATGCCAGCATCGTGTAGATTCATACAGATGTGGTGTCGTTATTGGATTTAAGACATGTGATATTtttcttttccaggcatgtttaCTATATTTTCAACCAAAATAGTTTGAATAATGTTGCCCTATTTTTTTTGTTACTTGTAAAGTTGTTTGAGTGGAATTCTCCCGTGTTTTTAAGAAATGTTCATATTTGGTACCTACTCGCTCTTATATTTTAAACTCCTAGATATTGTGAGAATATTATGGATAATAAATGGTGAATATTACAATCAAATATTACTTTTGCATATCATGAGAATATTGTGGATAAATAGGATTTTCAATATTTCTGTAGTCTTAAAGCATTGCAGTTACAGACCACAGATAAGGAAGGGGAGGATGGGAGGGAGGATAAGTGACGACATTTTTGATGCTATGTTAAAATAGAGAACGTGGACCGAGTGAATGGTCTTGAATCATTCTTAGAGATGTGGTATTCTCTTTCTACCATtgtaacgcacgggcatatttcccAATGGGGTAGACTTTTTTGTGTTTATTGACCGCCAACGTCTCATAACAACATTCGAAAGGTAGCACCGAAATATGTCCATCAATTGCTATGGAAGAAACAAAAAACACTTCACTCTCCTATCCCAGTAAGCATGTAATGATTTAAGCCTAAACATGGCCTATAACATAAGCAAAAACCTAAATGTACGCTTTTGTGATGTTTTCTACCACAAGAATCAACTTTAGGGGTAAAATTGGAATTTACTCTTTCATTTATGATACACTTCAATTATTCCCGCCATGAATAAGAATTATGTACTTTCAGCATAACCATCTTTGCAAAAATGCTACACCTCTGCATAACTATTCAACAATTAATATTATAGAAGAGATGTGAGCTTGCATGTGTAGTTGTTGAGTTCCTCCTTCGCATACCTAGCGTGATATGCAAATTAGTCTAAGTGAATGTCGGTTTTCTTCTGCACCGAAAGTAGTATGAAAATAAAAGATTTTGACCTTGGAGATGAACAGAAAAGGTAACATGAATGCTATTAGGGTATGCATTGCGTTGAGGATCCCAATTCTTGCAAAATGTCTCTCTAGCACTCTTCGAGTTATGCAAAAACACATATGAAGTCAGATAGAAATAAATCAACAGCTAAAAAATCAAAATAGTAGGAATACGATATTCCTTTTTCATACATGGAAAAAAAACCCAATTCTTGCAAAATATCTCTCTAGCACTCTTCGAGTTATGCAAAAACACATATGAAGTCAGATAGAAataaatcaacaactaaaaaaatcaGAATAGTAGGAATACGATATTCCTTTTTCATACATGAAAAAAAAAACCAATTCTTGCAAAATATCTCTCTAGCACTCTTGGAGTTATGCAAAAACACATATGAAGTCAGATAGAAATAAATCAACAGCTAAAAAAATCAGAATAGTAGGAATACGATATTCCTTTTTCATACATGGGAAAAACCCTCTTTCCTCCTCCTTGTAGAATAGTAACTTCCTGTGTAACCAATTTAGCTATGGAAAACTGATTTCGCAAGGTGCATGTACTCGTCCCGTTGGCTTACATGCGAGTTCTCAGTAGCAATAAATCGAGCCATCTACTCTCCGCCGGATCGGTGCAGCTGTGTAAACATAATACGTAAGTAGCGTGCGTGTGTATTCATCATTATGCTAACACAGATCAATCAAGCTAGCCGGCAACTTGTATTTTGCTGTTGCGGCTGTTGCGAGGGGCTTAAATAGATTCGATTCCGACTGCCTCTTTGACACTTTCCTTCCTTTCACTAATATCAATTCTGTTTACTTCCTTTAAGGACCATCACAGATAGGATTCAATTTTGCTTCCTTCCTTAATTTCACGAACATGATTCATCTTCTTACTCTCTTTCCAATCATGTGGAGGAACGGACCGGCTTATTCTCCTTTCCTTCCTTATATTCTCTTTCATTCCTTATTTTATCTAAACATGACAAATTATTTCCTTCCTTTTTGATTTCTAACAAGGCTCCTTGATATCCAGAAAATTCAAAGACGTATTTAAGTTGAGAGGATTGCATGTAAGGGACTGAGGTGGGACTAATATACAGGTCAGGCTTCCTTTACAACGCATAGTTCATGGTACCTTAGCTGGTATTGATAGTATTTGTTTGCCACTAGGTCACGTGTTCAAATCACAAAATCAGCAATTACATTTTGCCTCCTCCAGACTGCACTGGGCCATCCTTGTTCAACTGGGCCGTCAGGTTTCATTGGGTCGCATGGGCCAGAACAATTTGACCAGACATCGGTCAGGAAGGATCGATCGTGCCTGGGAAACCGATCGTGGGTGCTTGACTAAAAAGAGCCAATATCTGGAAACTTTACTTTAGTACCACCTcgtgtatatgttttaaattcGAAATGAAAGCGTAAACTTACGGAAAAaaacgtattgtgacggtgaacacacgga is from Triticum aestivum cultivar Chinese Spring chromosome 3A, IWGSC CS RefSeq v2.1, whole genome shotgun sequence and encodes:
- the LOC123062861 gene encoding probable inactive receptor kinase At2g26730; this encodes MPRPRSSQPWPQHTIRLAKRRRTRTQMAAIPPRTPVLLLALAVAALGCHAVEPPKQERTALQSFLAALPHERDLGWNSPSAPSACLWPGVTCDASNATVVAVRLPGVGLAGALPAGKLGQLRGLHTLSLRNNRLFGAIPADFFALPLLRSLYLQGNRLSGSIPPDVAGLAALRHLALYDNHLSGEIPAAFAGLRELRLLRLDGNRLSGGLQSLSGFQRLEVFNVSDNQLAGAVPDSLERFPPESFAGNLRLCGEPLDKPCPSPGGGVVPPVQEKKRKRLSGTAVAAIAVGAAAGALLVLILLVLCFVRSRRDDAAASGDDRNKAPTPATPVRGHTLTPSTVSGEMTDLTSSKEIPSAAGGGAAEMMRSRLVFMGGGGYSFDLEDLLRASAEVLGNGVAGPTYRATLEDGTTVAVKRLKNVAAERQEFASAVETLGRVQHRNLLPVRGYYFSSDEKLLVADFLPEGSLSAALHGSSGSGRRPMDWNTRKRAALSAARGVAHLHAAHNLTHGNLKSSNLLLRHGDPEGAALSDYSLQHLFSPPPSSVQGSVGGYRAPELVDARRPTFKSDIYSLGVLFLEILTGRSPTAASTGVGDSGVSSDLPRWVQSVVREEWTAEVFDEELVSLDGGSAEEEMVALLQVAMACAATAPDARPDASEVVRMVEEIGVRHGRATTEDRVQGASEEEEQSWGTPTGTGATS